The following is a genomic window from Bacillus sp. FJAT-52991.
TTCCGGTTCATTGGCATCCCAACAACCGGCCAGTAGAAGGGGCGTCATGAGAAAGGCAGTGTATAGTAGTATTTGTTTGACATAATTCTTCATGACGAACCTCCTCCTTTTGTTTTGTCCTGAAGGTTCATTGCGCTAATTCGCTTATTATCTAGTTGAGCTGGTAATTTTAAGAGTGTTTTTAATGTGTTCTTAAAACTCATCTCGCTGGCTACATGTAAGTAAGGCACACCGAATGAATGAATATTAGCGACACATGTTCCTATTAAAAAAATAGATACAAAAAAACCGAATAAACCGAATAAGGCAACAAGAGTAATGACAAAAAAGCGTATTAAAGATACAGTACCAACTAATGTTTGATTGACTAGGGTAAAGGTAGCGATCGTTGATGCGGCGATCACTACCAGCATAGCAGGACTTGTCAATCCAGCTCGAATAGCGGCATCCCCAATAATTAACCCGCCAATTACACTTAATGTTTGTCCAACGGATAGCGGAAGCCTCATTCCAGCTTCTCGAAATACTTCAAATAAAATAAGCATTAACAAAGCCTCCATCGCCGTCGGAAAAGGCACGCCTCTTCTTGATTCAATGACGGTTGCTAACAAAGTGAGTGGGACTTGATTTTGATGAAAGGAAGTCAACGCTACCCAAAAGCCTGGAAGAAAAGCGGCGACAGCAATACCAACCACTCTTATTAAGCGTTCGGAAGCATTATAGACATAATTAGTTTCACTATCTTCTGCTGTCTTTAATAAGGAGAATAAATTAACTGGCATAATAGAAGCATACGAGACGCCATCAATTAAAAGAATAAATCGACCACTGAGCAATGATTGCACAGCAAAGTCTGGGCGGCCGGTATACGCATGACGAGGAAACAGAAAATAAGGGCTATCATTTATCAGTTCCTCAAGTTGTGTTCCACTATATACACCGTCCACATCAATGGCTGTAATTTTTGTTTTAATTTCATCAAGAACTTGTTGATCAATGATATCGTCCATATAAAGAAGAGCGACTTTCGTTTTTGAACGTTTGCCTATTTCCAATGTTTCACTTCTTAGAGACGTTGTTCGTAACCTTTTTCTAATTAATGCATGATTGACGATTATATCTTCAATAAAGTTATCACGCGGGCCTTTGACGGTTATTTCCATGGTAGACTCTTCTGTATCCCGTTGAGGTCTATCAGATATATCGACTGAATAAATGACTGCTCCAGAGTGAAAGATGAGCAATAGCTTACCTGAAAAAATATCCATTTCTGCTTTTTCATTGTTGGTAACAACTTGTAAAGTAGGTAGCTTTAGTGATTGCATCCAATCTTCGGTAAACTCACTTGGTGGGTTCTTTAAAAATTCCTCTAGCTTTCTCGGAACCGTTTTATAGAGCATATCGGTGCTAACAAGTCCACTACAATAGATGAGGGTGACTCGTTCTTCATCAAACTGCAAGTGAGAAAAGACCACATCAGAACACTGTTTAAATGTTTCTCTTAAAGTTTGCTCATTAATAGCTGGTTTTGACTTCTCTTTTTTCTGTTCTTTAGTGATGGCAGCTAATTTTTTGGCCTTCTTAAAGGAAATCTGTTTAAACTTCATTGAATGCTCCTCCGTTTTTGTATTGTTTGAAAGATAGCAATGACACCTATTAAAACTGAAAAGCTAAAGAAAAGCCAAAAAGTAGCTGGTAACAAGTACAATCTTAAATAATCATTAAATTGAAAATCAGTAATTGGAGCAAGTACAATTCCGCCAACTACAAACAAACAGAAAAATAAAATACGATTTTTTTTCTCTGACTTCGCTGGTAACATCTCTTTTATTAAAAAAAAGAATAAACTAATTCGAATAAACGAGCCAGAAAGCCATTGATAAACGGATAAAAAGTCTACATGTTCGAAAAAACTCCCAATCGATACGAGGCCCCATTGTTCAAAAGGAGGAAATCGTTGTAATGTTGCCTCTGTTGGACCAAATTCCACAATAGCACCGATGAGAGGTCCCGTTGTTAATGCTGTTAAAATCAGTACGATCGCAGCGAAATGCCGAAATGTTAGCGATTTATTTACTCTATGTTGTAATAACAGAAAGATAAAGATCTCTACGAGTCCAGAAGCTTGATAAATCATTCCCTCAAACACAGGCCGAAAACCATGCTCTAGAACAGGAAATAGCAAGGAGTGATCTTTAAACTTGAAATTGGCGATCGAGACAAAAAAGCCGAAAATGACAATAAAAAACAAAAGAAAGACATTCACCCTATTAAGCGTTTGTAATTTGGCTTTGGCTAAAAACCAACAAGTAAATAAGAAGAGAATAGTCAATACAATGGGGGGAGTTTCTGGCATATAACCGACAGTTGTCCAAGTAATCGTCTCTCTTAATGAGATTCCGCACATTAAAAGTAAATAAGCAATGAGAACAAAGATGATTAATTTTGTCGCTTTATCACCTATGACCTCAGAAAGCCAGACGATTAATGGTTTTTTATTCGTTTGTTTAAGAATAAAAAGCAATAACGGAACCCAGAGAAGTGTTATGAGCATTGTAAATAATACACTCATCCAAGCATCTCGCCCTGAAACAGATATCAATGGAGAAATAACTAATACATGATTTTTTAATCCAATTGCTGTCATAGCTAACAATATTAATTGCAACGGAGAAATTGTATTTGGGTTATAAATGGCAACCACCTACAAAATGTTTGATAAGGATAGTTTTGACCAGGAAGGATGGAATATGTATCAAAAAAATATCCGAAATATATTCAGAATTAAAGTAATTTTTTAATAAAAATATAAAATTTGTATTTTCAAAAAACAAAATATGTTAAACTGAAATAGATTCATTTTGCACAATAATTACATATGGAAAGAGCGGCTGAAAAAGTCCCTCTTTCATTTTTTACATTTAATAGGGGAAAGGTGATTGGAATGATTACAGAAAATTTAGAAGTTAAGACAAAAAACTATATTGCCGGGGAATGGCAGGAGCTTCAAGGAGAGGGCGTGTCCGTCTATAATCCATCTAATACTTCTGAGAAAGTAGGAGATATGTACTTTTCAACGGAAGAGCAGGCGTTTGAAGCTGTAGCCGCCGCTCGCGAAGCATTGCCTACTTGGAAGAAGAAATCAGGAAGTGAAAAATCGGCTGTTTTATATAAGATGGCTGAAGTGCTTGAAAAATCGGCTGAAAAAGTAGCTTCATTGGCTAGCCGTGAAATGGGAAAACCAATCGGGGAAATGCGTGGAGAAGTGATGCGTGCTGTCAACTTACTTCGTTTCTATGCAGCGGAAGGCATTCGTCCAGATGGTCAACTCATCCCTTCTAGTGAACAAAATGTCGTTCAGTATTCAAGAAGAGTTCCGCTTGGAGTTGTAGCAATTATTACTCCATGGAATTTCCCAGTGGCGATTCCGATTTGGAAAATTGCTCCTGCTCTGATTTGTGGCAACACGGTTGTGTGGAAGCCAGCAGAACAGGGTGTGCTAACCGCCACGTTGTTAATGGAAGTGTTTGAAGAAGCGAATTTGCCAAAAGGTGTATTAAACTTAGTGATCGGTAAAGGGCGAGTTGTTGGTAATGTGTTACTTGAAAAAGCTGAAATTGATGCGGTTAGCTTTACTGGCTCCACAGCTACAGGTCAGCGTGTAGCAGCTGCATGTGCACAGCGTAACATTAAGTATCAAACAGAAATGGGCGGAAAAAATGCGGCTATCGTTTTAAAGGATGCTGACTTAGAGAAATCTGTTCCAGTTATTTTAGGCGGTGCTTTCCGTTCAGCTGGACAAAAATGTACAGCAACTAGTCGAATGATTGTTGAAAAAGCCATTTACCCAGAGTTTGTCGCGGCGATTCAAAAAGCATTAAATGAAGTCGTTGTAAGTGAAGCGAGCGAGAACCCATATTTAGGTCCTGTTGCTTCTAAAAGCCAATATGAGACGGTTTCTGAATATGTAGAACTCGCTCGTAAAGAAGCGAATGTCATTGGGGAAGGTCCACTGAAAACGGATAAGCAAGGCTACTTTATTCAGCCAATGGTTGTAGATGGCATAACAGCGGAGCATCGTCTATTCCAAGAAGAAATTTTTGGTCCAGTTGCCGCGGTCGTACAAGTGGAAGACTTTGAAGAAGCGATTGATGTATGTAACGACTCATTATATGGATTAAGTGCCGCTATTTTTACAAATGATATGAACAAGGCGATGCGTTTTCTTGATGAGGTAGATGCTGGAATGGTTCGTGTTAACCAAGAAACGTCCGGTGTGGAATATCAAGCTCCATTCGGTGGAATGAAGTGGTCTAGCTCATACACAAGAGAACAAGGACAAGCTGCATTGGATTTCTATTCTCAAGTGAAAACTTGTGCGATTAAGTATCAATTATAAGCAAGCAAAACTCCAGATTTTTTAGTCTGGAGTTTTTTAGGTTCACCTTTGCGAATGAACGTGAAAGCCTTTTTAGACATATGATAAAAGTGCCTAGAAAGGGGGGACTTCATTTGACAAACTATCAGCAATTTATAAAAGAAGCGAAACAATGGTGTGAACAGGGAGAAGGAGAGATTGAGCCAGAACGATTAACGGAATGGACAGAACAGCTAGACGAATTAGAGACAGTGATCGATCAACAGTTATTACAAAAGAAAATGGAGGCTTTATACAGGGAATGGGATGAATGGTATCAAAGTTTGAACGGTGAAAGAAATAGTATGAGTCGTGTTCCAATAGGAGGTCATAAACTTCCTCCACTGCCTTATCGATATGATGCTTTAGAGCCCTATATTGATGAAGCGACGATGAGGCTTCATCATGATATCCATCACCAAGGCTATGTCGATGGATTGAATAAGGCAGAAAAGGAAATGGAGAAGGCGAGAAAAAAGAATGATTACGCATTAATCAAGCATTGGGAGAGAGAAGCGGCTTTCAATGGAGCAGGTCATTATTTACATTCGATTTTTTGGAAAGTGATGTGCCCAAAAGGCGGTGGCCAACCTACGGGTGAGTTAGAGCGAGAAATCACTCGTTCCTTTGGAGGGTTCTCGCCCTTTAAACAGCATTTCTCAGCAGCTGCTGAAAAGGTGGAGGGCTCTGGATGGGCAATCCTTGTTTGGGCACCACAAGCGAAGCGACTCGAAATACTGCAAGCGGAGAAACATCAAAATTTGAGTCAATGGGATGTTGTCCCCTTACTCGTTCTTGATGTGTGGGAGCATGCTTACTATTTAAAATATCAGTCGAAGCGGAAGGAGTACATTCAAAATTGGTGGAATGTCGTTTGTTGGGATGAGGTAGCTAAGCGTTTACAACGTGCGAAGACAATTTGAAAAAATAAGACGTGTATATTTTTATCTTTTATTTTATAATGGAGAAAAATATTAGAACTGCTAGAGGTGCCTGATAATGGCTGAGAGAAAAACAGACGTTTTTCAACTCTTTGAACCTGATCTGGATGATGCCAGCGTAGGGAAGTAGTATATGAATGTTGACTTCATGAACTATTGCCGGATCCAGGTTTCATTGGATTCGGCTTTTTGATGTTAGAAAGGGGTGGTTTTGGTGAGTCGCGTCAACAAATTAACTTATATGGCTGTATTGGTCGCTATCGCTACTTATGCTTCTGCTCTTATTTGGTTTCCAGCTGGAGTCGCGAAAGCCTATCCTGTTCAGCATGCGATTAATGTGATAGCCGCAGTGTTACTTGGGCCGATTCCCGCAGTGGTGATCGCTTTTGTTACGAGCCTGCTTAGAAATTTACTAGGAACAGGCTCATTGCTTGCTTTTCCTGGAAGTATGATAGGTGCTTTTCTTGCAGGTTATCTTTATCAAAAAACGAATCGAATGTGGACAGCTTCTCTTGGTGAAGTGATTGGAACGGGTGTGATCGCTCCTTTGTTTGCAGTCCCTTATGCCAAAGTATTTATGGGAACGACGGTCGGTGCCTTTTTCTTCTTGCCATCTTTTCTTGTGAGTAGTTTATCTGGGGCAGTCATTGGCCTTATTTTAGTAAAGCGTCTTGTGAAATTAAAGGTGTGGAAACTGAAATTTTAACACTATTGCCAGCGGAGTGCAATGGTAAGATGACAGCAATTGTTGCCCCCTGCTTTTGACCTTAATTCGACATGAATACTGTCAGGATTGAAAGATATATCTGTTTTCGATGTAATTCCTGCCGATTTTATTAATCGCTCTACTTCCTTTTGCTTGGCTTGTTGGGCAGCATTCATGACTTGATAAGCAAAACTAGGAGAATCAGACAGTTTATTTAACAGCAAGTTTGTTTCCTTTAACAGATTTTTCATTGATTGAGCCGATTGCTTAAACAAGGTGACATCGATTTGTGGATAAACTCTTTGATGGATAGCTGGATAGTAAAGATAATCAGGATAAAAGTAACCAGTCGGATAGGAAGGATACATCGCTCATTATTCCTCCTAATTGTTAATTTTCTATAATATACGAGCGAGATGAAGATAAGTGACGAGTGACGCAACACTCGAAATCTATTGAAGATTCTATTTTATTGTGGTAAAACTAAGACAAGTTCAATTAAATAAGATTCACCACTAGGGGTGCTGTTTTAAGCTGAGAGAGGCTATTAGCCTTAACCCTTATAACCTGAACTAGGTAATACTAGCGGAGGGAAGAGGTGTTGTAATAATGAGTGAGACTGCCACTTGGCAGGGGACTATGCGTTTTTTACAGCCACTTCTTTTCTAAGAAGTGGCTTTTTTGTATTCGGAGGTGAAAGACATGGAAGAAAATGTAGCGTTTCTTATGAAGCAAGTGGAGGATCGACAGGATGAATTAATCGCTCTGCTAAAAAGATTAATTACTTATCAAACTCCGGCACCGCCGGCGAGAAACACGAAAGAAGCTCAACATTATATCGCAAATCTGTTAAAAGACTTAGGTTTTTCAGTTGATGTGTGGGATATATATCCTAATGATCCGAATGTTGTCGGTACATTAAAGGGGAGAGACGGAGAGAATTACAAAAGCTTAATTATTAATGGTCATATCGATGTGGCTGAAGTAGATGATGATGAAGTTTGGGAGATAGGCCCATTTGATCCTATTGTGAAGGATGGAGCTATTATTGGTCGAGGGGCCGCTGATATGAAAGGCGGGTTGGCAGGAGCTTTATTTGCGGTTCAATTGCTTCATGAAGCAGGTATTCATCTTCCTGGCGATTTAATTTTCCAATCGGTTATTGGTGAGGAAGTTGGAGAAGCGGGTACGTTAGAATGCTGTAAACGCGGGTATAAAGCGGATTTCGCTGTTGTGGTAGATACGAGTGATTTGCATATTCAAGGTCAAGGTGGAGTGATCACTGGCTGGATCACACTGAAAAGTAAACAAACGTACCATGATGCGACAAGAAGAAATATGATTCATGCAGGTGGTCGTTTACATGCGGCCAGTACGATTGAAAAAATGATGAAAATTATTGAAGGATTACAGGAACTAGAACGTCATTGGGCAGTGATGAAAAGCTACCCGGGATTCCTGCCGGGGACGAATACGATTAATCCTGCTGTGATCGAAGGTGGTCGTCATGCAGCTTTTGTTGCGGATGAATGCCGTTTATGGATTACTGTTCATTACTACCCGAATGAAACCTACGAGCAAGTTGCTCAAGAAGTAGAAGAACATATTAGAAAAGTAGCAGAAGGTGACTTATGGCTGCGAAACAATCCCCCGATGTTTGAGTGGGGAGGATCATCAATGATTGAAGATCGAGGAGAAATTTTCCCTTCTTTTGAGGTCGATCCTGATCATCCAGCTGTCCATACACTGATGCAATCACATGAAAGTATTTTCACTCAATCACCAGTTTTGGATGTATCACCAACTGTCACAGACGGTGGTTGGCTTGCTAATGCTGGGATTCCAACGGCTCTCTATGGCCCTGGAGATTTAGAAAATGCTCACTCAGTCAATGAGCAGTTATCGATTGATCAGCTGATTCAATTCACAAAGGTAATGATTCACTTTATTTATCAGTGGGGACATACAAAAAGATAGATAGACGATTGTACATAAAATGAACGATTCAAGGAGTGGAGAATAATGAAATTTAGTGAAAGATTACATCAAAAATTACAGCCGATTTGGAGACAAAATCATAGTCATCCTTTTGTGAAAGGAATGGGCGATGGAACGTTAGATCAAGAGAAGTTTCGTTTTTACATGGTTCAAGATTATTTGTATTTAATTGATTATGCGAAAGTGTTTGCTTTAGGAGCAGTGAAAGCGAATGACTTGGAGACAATGGGGAAATTTGCTACTTTATTAGATTCGACGTTAAATATGGAAATGTCGCTTCATCGCCAATATGCGGCTCGATTTGGTATCTCAGAAGAGGAGTTAGAGCAGGCACAGCCTTCACCGATTACGCTTGCTTATAATCATTATATGCTGTCGGTTAGTCAAAGCGGAGGCTTACCGGAACTATTAGCTTCTTTATTACCTTGTGCATGGAGCTATTGGGAAATTGGCAAAGAGTTAAATGAAATTCCAGGAGCAAGTGAGCACGAGTTTTATGGTAACTGGATTCAAATGTATAGCTCGGAGGAATTTGGTCAGTTAGCGATGTGGTGTATTGACCTTCTTGATCAACATACGGAAGGAAAAACAGAAGCAGAACTGGATAAATTAGAAGAGATTTTCTTAAATACGACTCGTTTTGAATATATGTTCTGGGATATGGCCTACAAGGAAGAGATGTGGCCAGGGAATGAATAAACCTGTATTAACGTTTCAAGATGTGACCTTTTCTTATGATCAAAAGGGAGCAATTCTTGATGGCTTCAATGTACAAGTGTTCGATCGGGAGTTCATTAGCATTGTCGGTGCGAGCGGTTCAGGAAAAAGTACGCTGTTCCGATTAATTACTGGCTTAGAACAACCCGATAGCGGAAAAATTTTGATTAATGACATAGAACATACAAATCGGCTCGGGCAAGTGGGCTATATGCCGCAACAAGATTTATTAATGCCGTGGAGAACCATTGTAGAAAACGCGGCACTGCCACTTGAAATTAAAGGGATGAGTAAAGGGGAATCTCAAGATCAAGTGCTTCCTCTTCTTGAGGAATTTGGCTTAAAGGGTGTGGAAAATTGTTACCCAGGTGAGCTTTCAGGAGGGATGAGGCAACGAGTCTCTTTTTTACGAGCCGTACTAAGTGGTTCGAATGTCCTTTTGTTAGATGAGCCTTTTAGTGCACTTGATGCCATTACTAGGTTGTCGATGCAAGAGTGGCTTCTTACTCAATGGGAAAAACGAAAAACGACCGTCCTTTTTATCACCCATGATGTTAATGAGGCATTATTTTTATCTGATCGTATTTTTATTTTCACTGAAACGCCCGTACAGCAATTAGAAGAGGTAAAGGTTAACTTGCCAAGACCAAGAAACTTACGTGATTTAAATGACCCGATGATTCTTGATGTAAAAGATCAATTAATTGAGCAGCTGCGCAAGAAGGTGACAACATGAAATATAGCAAGGAATGGATGCCTGCTGCGTTAGTAATATTAGCTTTTTTATTGATTTGGGAAGTCGTTGCTAGGTCGATGAATATGGTATTTATTTTGCCTCCACCAACCGGCATTATTGCTAAGCTGTGGGAACTGAAAATCCCACTTTTCACCGAGCATTTACCGGCTACTTTGTTAATTATTGTCATGGGGCTTTCGATTTCTATTGTGTTTGGTGTTGGAATGGCTGTTTGGATGAATGTAAGTAAGATAGCCGAAAGAGCTTTTTATCCGATCATTATCTCTTCACAAATGATCCCGGTCATTGCACTTGCCCCAATTTTTATCTTGTGGTTTGGGTATACGATTTGGAGTAAGGTCGTTGTGACGGTGTTAATTACCTTTTTCCCAATCACTGTGAGCACGTTTGATGGCTTGCGTTCAAGCAGTAAGGAATTGAAAGAGCTGCTGTTAACGATGGGGGCGGGAAAAAAAGAGATTTTCTTTAAACTAAGCGTTCCTTCCGCTTTGCCTTATTTTTATTCTGGATTAAAAGTGGCTGTTACATTAAGTGTTATTGGGGCGGCAATTGGAGAATGGTTAGGTGCTCAAGCAGGGCTTGGTTACTTCAGCCGTCGGATGATGACTCAGTTTGACGGAGCAGCAGTATTTGCACCTATCGTTTTATTATCAGCCGTTGGTATCGTGATGTTTACGATCGTGAAAATGTTAGAAAGAAGATCTTTAAAATGGAGGAAAACGGAATGAAAAAATGGTTATTGGTGGCTGTTAGTATTGTTTTCGCAGCGATGCTTACGGCGTGCGGGTCAAAAGAGAAAGAAGAGAAGACAACTTCAAATGAAGAGAAAAAGGAACTGAAGGATGTAAGTATTATGCTTGATTGGTATCCAAATGCGGTACATAGCTTTTTATATGTAGCACAAGAGAAGGGCTATTTTGAAGAGGAAGGAATTAATCTAGATATTCAATTTCCTGCTAATCCAACAGATCCTATTACTTTAGCAGCTGCTGGTAAAGTTACACTTGGCATTTCTTATCAGCCGGATGTTGTGATGGCTCGTACAGATCAAAATGTAGCAGTTAAATCTGTCGGTGCCATTGTTCGTTCGCCATTAAATCGAGTGATGTTCCCGAAAGATAGCGATATTCAAACACCGAAAGATCTAGAAGGAAAAACCATTGGATTTTCAGGTATTCCTTTAAATGAAGCGATTATTGATACGATGGTGCAGCATGACAAAGGAGATCCAGAAAAAGTGAAGATGGTGGATGTCGGCTTTGAATTGAATGCAGCTGTTGTCAGTAAGAAAGCGGATGCAGTAGTTGGTGCTTATATTAATCATGAAGTACCGTTATTGAAGCACGAAGGATTTGATACTCGTAACTTTGATCCGTCAAAATATGGAGTCCCTAATTTTTATGAGTTGGTTGTTGTAACAAGTGATCAAACATGGAATGAGCAACAAGATGTCATTAAGGCATTTTGGCGTGCAGCTGAGAAAGGCTTCGAGTTTACCGAGCAAAATCCGGATGAAGCACTTCAAATATTATTAAGTAAACAAGATGAAGCCAACTTCCCACTTATAGAAGAAGTCGAAAAGCAAAGTCTTGATATTCTGTTGCCAAAGATGAAATCTGAAAATGGCTTTGGTTATCAGGAAAAAGAATCTTGGGAAGAAACAAGCAAGTGGATGAAAGAAGCTGGATTGATTAAGAAAGATCCTAACGTAGATGAGCTGTTTGTAAATATCGCTGAGTAATTTAACGCATTCAATCAATAGCGCGGGAAGGATGTTAACAGGATGGACAAAGCTAGCATTGGAAAGACATTAACAACATTGCGTGAGCAACAACCACTTATACACAACATTACAAATGTCGTTGTGACGAATTTTACCGCAAATGGATTATTGGCACTAGGCGCCTCTCCTGTGATGGCTTATGCCAAAGAAGAAGTAGCTGATATGGCGAGGATCTCAAGTGCGCTAGTCCTTAATATCGGTACATTGGATAAGGAAAAAGTGGAGGCGATGATCATCGCTGGGAAAGCAGCCAATGAAGCAGAGGTTCCTGTTATTTTTGACCCAGTAGGTGCTGGAGCGACCATTTATCGAACAGAAGCGGCTCGTAAAATTGTTCGTGAAGTAAAAATATCAGTCATTCGAGGAAATGCCGCTGAAATTGCTCATGTGACAGGACATAAATGGGAGATTAAAGGTGTCGATGCGAAAGAAGGGCAAGGGGATACCGTTCAACTAGCGCAAGAGGCGGCGAAAAGTCTAGGGATATCGGTTGTAATTACAGGTAAGGTGGATGTGGTCACCGATGGACAAACGACCTATCTAGTTCATAATGGAGATGCGATGTTAACAAAAGTGACAGGTGCGGGCTGTTTATTAACTTCTGTGATCGGAGCATTTGCCGCAGTAGAAAAAGATGTACTGTCTGCGGCGTTGTCAGCCGTTGTCACTTACGGAGTAGCAGCTGAAAAAGCGATTCAAGTGAGTGGAGAAAAAGGGCCAGGAAGTTTTCAAATCGAGCTTTTGAACAGCCTGTCAAAGGTAACAGAAGAACAGATTCAATCATCAGCATTGTTCGAATAAAGATTATGATTATTTGAGGTGAACAAACATGACAGTATGTAAAGCATTAACAATTGCAGGATCAGATAGCGGCGGCGGAGCGGGGATACAAGCAGACTTAAAAACCTTTCAAGAGCTTAATGTATATGGAATGTCTGCTTTAACCGCCGTAACTGCTCAAAATACACTTGGGGTTCATGGCGTGTATCCATTATCGGTTGAAGCCGTCGAAAAGCAGATCGAAGCTATTGGCGAAGACATGGGGACTGATGCACTAAAAACCGGGATGTTATTCAGTAGCGAAATTATTCGGGCGGTTGCTAAGCAAATTGAAAAGTATCGTTGGGAAAAAGTTGTCGTTGATCCGGTCATGATTGCAAAAGGTGGAGCTTCTTTATTGCAGGAAGAGGCTATTCAAGCGATGAAAGAAGTGTTGTTGCCGCTAGCGATGGTCATTACACCTAACATACCTGAAGCTGAAGTGCTTGCAGACATGAATATTCGCAACCTTGAAGACCGCAAAATAGCCGCCGAAAAATTATATCATGCCGGCGTGAAGAATGTTGTCATAAAAGGTGGACACGTGAATGATGGAGATGAATTAATCAATCTTTTATTTGACGGAAATGACTTTACTTATGTCAAAAGCTCGCGGATTTCCACGAAAAATACACATGGAACGGGCTGCACATTTGCGGCGGTAATGACGGCTGAAATAGCAAAGGGTCAAACGGTGCAACAAGCGGTAGAAACAGCTTCCGCATTCGTTCATGCAGCAATTGAACAGGACTTGCATATCGGCAACGGACATGGGCCGACGAATCACTGGGCCTTTAAACAGGGCCCGTTACACGAAAAGGAGCATCAGTAAAATGGATCGCTTAAGACAACAGTTGAAAGTGTATTTAATTATGGGGACTGCTAACAGTATTTTTCCCCTTCAACAAACATTGGAGGAGGCTATTAAAGGTGGCGTAACGATGTTCCAATTTCGTGAAAAAGGCGCTGATGCTTTAATAGGAGAGAAAAAGCTTCAATTAGCGAAGGAGCTACAAGCCATTTGTCAAGAACACCACATTCCGTTTATTGTGAATGATGATATCGATTTAGCTATCCAACTAAATGCAGACGGTGTTCATATCGGGCAGGATGATGAAAATGTAGCTGTCGTTCGTGAGAAGTTGCCAAATAAAATCATTGGCGTATCTACTCATACCATCGAAGAAGTGGAAGCTGCAATCGCAGATGGAGCAGACTATTTAGGGATAGGTCC
Proteins encoded in this region:
- the tenA gene encoding thiaminase II, producing the protein MKFSERLHQKLQPIWRQNHSHPFVKGMGDGTLDQEKFRFYMVQDYLYLIDYAKVFALGAVKANDLETMGKFATLLDSTLNMEMSLHRQYAARFGISEEELEQAQPSPITLAYNHYMLSVSQSGGLPELLASLLPCAWSYWEIGKELNEIPGASEHEFYGNWIQMYSSEEFGQLAMWCIDLLDQHTEGKTEAELDKLEEIFLNTTRFEYMFWDMAYKEEMWPGNE
- a CDS encoding ABC transporter ATP-binding protein, producing MNKPVLTFQDVTFSYDQKGAILDGFNVQVFDREFISIVGASGSGKSTLFRLITGLEQPDSGKILINDIEHTNRLGQVGYMPQQDLLMPWRTIVENAALPLEIKGMSKGESQDQVLPLLEEFGLKGVENCYPGELSGGMRQRVSFLRAVLSGSNVLLLDEPFSALDAITRLSMQEWLLTQWEKRKTTVLFITHDVNEALFLSDRIFIFTETPVQQLEEVKVNLPRPRNLRDLNDPMILDVKDQLIEQLRKKVTT
- a CDS encoding ABC transporter permease; this translates as MKYSKEWMPAALVILAFLLIWEVVARSMNMVFILPPPTGIIAKLWELKIPLFTEHLPATLLIIVMGLSISIVFGVGMAVWMNVSKIAERAFYPIIISSQMIPVIALAPIFILWFGYTIWSKVVVTVLITFFPITVSTFDGLRSSSKELKELLLTMGAGKKEIFFKLSVPSALPYFYSGLKVAVTLSVIGAAIGEWLGAQAGLGYFSRRMMTQFDGAAVFAPIVLLSAVGIVMFTIVKMLERRSLKWRKTE
- a CDS encoding ABC transporter substrate-binding protein, with amino-acid sequence MKKWLLVAVSIVFAAMLTACGSKEKEEKTTSNEEKKELKDVSIMLDWYPNAVHSFLYVAQEKGYFEEEGINLDIQFPANPTDPITLAAAGKVTLGISYQPDVVMARTDQNVAVKSVGAIVRSPLNRVMFPKDSDIQTPKDLEGKTIGFSGIPLNEAIIDTMVQHDKGDPEKVKMVDVGFELNAAVVSKKADAVVGAYINHEVPLLKHEGFDTRNFDPSKYGVPNFYELVVVTSDQTWNEQQDVIKAFWRAAEKGFEFTEQNPDEALQILLSKQDEANFPLIEEVEKQSLDILLPKMKSENGFGYQEKESWEETSKWMKEAGLIKKDPNVDELFVNIAE
- the thiM gene encoding hydroxyethylthiazole kinase; translated protein: MDKASIGKTLTTLREQQPLIHNITNVVVTNFTANGLLALGASPVMAYAKEEVADMARISSALVLNIGTLDKEKVEAMIIAGKAANEAEVPVIFDPVGAGATIYRTEAARKIVREVKISVIRGNAAEIAHVTGHKWEIKGVDAKEGQGDTVQLAQEAAKSLGISVVITGKVDVVTDGQTTYLVHNGDAMLTKVTGAGCLLTSVIGAFAAVEKDVLSAALSAVVTYGVAAEKAIQVSGEKGPGSFQIELLNSLSKVTEEQIQSSALFE
- the thiD gene encoding bifunctional hydroxymethylpyrimidine kinase/phosphomethylpyrimidine kinase, producing the protein MTVCKALTIAGSDSGGGAGIQADLKTFQELNVYGMSALTAVTAQNTLGVHGVYPLSVEAVEKQIEAIGEDMGTDALKTGMLFSSEIIRAVAKQIEKYRWEKVVVDPVMIAKGGASLLQEEAIQAMKEVLLPLAMVITPNIPEAEVLADMNIRNLEDRKIAAEKLYHAGVKNVVIKGGHVNDGDELINLLFDGNDFTYVKSSRISTKNTHGTGCTFAAVMTAEIAKGQTVQQAVETASAFVHAAIEQDLHIGNGHGPTNHWAFKQGPLHEKEHQ
- the thiE gene encoding thiamine phosphate synthase gives rise to the protein MDRLRQQLKVYLIMGTANSIFPLQQTLEEAIKGGVTMFQFREKGADALIGEKKLQLAKELQAICQEHHIPFIVNDDIDLAIQLNADGVHIGQDDENVAVVREKLPNKIIGVSTHTIEEVEAAIADGADYLGIGPVFPTKTKADAKEVQGTKLIEDIRVKGFTIPIVGIGGITDENASAVVRAGADGVSVITAISHHQSPAMVAKQLSRSVEKGLK